A single window of Nicotiana sylvestris chromosome 5, ASM39365v2, whole genome shotgun sequence DNA harbors:
- the LOC104245219 gene encoding telomere repeat-binding protein 4-like: MVSKKKLDFGFNGFQVPFIPKAPRSRRGSSKKFDDDQICAFELLAAVAGKLLQESESSTSSNVAEGKYELSDCRDGIKCEQVEEDKAVKSECLDQGSCVESAYIPEPAAREQNLKHDLDKPYYAENNSILEHTSTVIGSDSDVTLENCKEVNVADGNLPAKVEDFDSKISGTQKQLDDDSKQIDNLTVTNTCSVKGPIEKHVNNNALISPENSVELSLYRDLVPRASFVKQRNSVKLGVRDDDDNSFGCYRYSTKLRTFRTTSRIGYRRIRKMLTSRRWKVAPKLKEYERSYTNTGVESFYVNRKSVRARKRCQPEVPSKRRKLSDHGFAFAYYQEASSESISNSPEKGIKRDINTSHAIPPRGTADSVTVKNHHKKDPNVKFSIKSFKVPELYIEVPETATVGSLKRTVMDAVTAILESGLRVGMVLQGKKVRDDNRTLEQAGISRNGNLDNLGFTLEPKLTQVCPLSPNDVAASSTYVADQDLTRRRSSPISELGITNASSDPPETMLDKHNENNHPAELFPANPVDSSSDIAVPDSRALVIVPPVNPDALAMVPLNQKSKRSELSQRRIRRPFSVAEVEALVEAVEHLGTGRWRDVKMRAFDNADHRTYVDLKDKWKTLVHTASIAPQQRRGEPVPQDLLDRVLAAHAYWSQQQGKQHVEPLKILDTKARKVGA; this comes from the exons ATGGTGTCTAAGAAGAAGCTAGATTTTGGTTTCAATGGCTTTCAAGTTCCATTTATACCGAAAGCTCCCAGATCG AGGAGAGGTTCCAGTAAAAAATTTGACGATGATCAAATTTGTGCATTTGAATTATTGGCGGCTGTTGCTGGGAAGCTTTTACAGGAGAGCGAAAGCTCTACTTCTAGTAATGTAGCAGAAGGAAAATACGAGCTTTCTGATTGCAGGGATGGTATTAAATGTGAACAAGTGGAAGAAGATAAAGCTGTGAAATCAGAGTGCCTCGACCAGGGGAGTTGTGTAGAAAGCGCTTATATACCAGAACCTGCAGCCCGAGAGCAGAATCTAAAACATGATCTCGATAAACCTTATTATGCAGAAAATAATTCCATCTTGGAGCATACTTCTACTGTTATAGGTTCTGACTCTGACGTGACATTGGAAAACTGCAAGGAGGTCAATGTAGCTGACGGAAATCTCCCCGCTAAAGTTGAAGACTTTGATAGTAAAATCTCAGGAACTCAAAAACAGTTAGATGATGACAGCAAGCAGATTGACAACTTAACTGTGACTAACACTTGCAGTGTAAAGGGTCCAATTGAAAAACATGTTAATAACAATGCCTTAATTAGCCCAGAGAATAGTGTAGAGTTATCCTTGTATAGGGATTTGGTTCCTAGAGCTTCTTTTGTAAAGCAAAGGAACAGTGTAAAGTTAGGTGTTAGAGATGATGACGACAACTCTTTTGGGTGCTATAGGTATAGCACTAAGTTAAGGACCTTTAGGACAACATCACGAATTGGATACAGGAGAATAAGGAAGATGCTGACATCTCGACGCTGGAAAGTAGCTCCTAAGTTGAAGGAATATGAGCGTTCTTACACGA ATACTGGAGTGGAGTCCTTTTACGTCAATAGGAAAAGTGTACGTGCACGCAAGAGATGCCAACCTGAAGTTCCTTCCAAGAGAAGGAAATTGAGTGACCATGGCTTTGCTTTTGCATATTACCAGGAGGCCAGTAGTGAAAGCATTTCAAATTCACCTGAAAAGGGAATCAAGCGAGACATTAATACCTCTCATGCCATCCCACCAAGAG GGACTGCAGATTCAGTCACAGTTAAAAATCATCACAAGAAGGATCCTAATG TAAAATTTAGCATCAAGTCCTTCAAGGTGCCAGAACTTTACATAGAGGTTCCTGAAACTGCAACTGTTGGTTCATTGAAG AGAACAGTGATGGATGCAGTCACAGCTATACTCGAAAGCGGATTGCGGGTGGGGATGGTTCTCCAGGGAAAGAAGGTGAGAGATGACAATAGAACTCTAGAGCAGGCTGGTATTTCCCGGAATGGCAACCTCGATAATTTGGGCTTCACTTTGGAGCCTAAGTTGACCCAAGTTTGTCCATTATCTCCTAATGATGTGGCTGCTTCATCGACATATGTTGCAGATCAGGATCTAACTAG GCGAAGATCCAGTCCTATCTCAGAATTGGGGATTACCAATGCTTCATCAGATCCTCCAGAGACTATGTTGGACAAGCACAACGAGAATAACCATCCAGCAGAGCTATTTCCTGCAAATCCTGTTGATTCATCATCTGATATAGCTGTTCCAGATTCTAGAGCCTTGGTCATAGTTCCTCCGGTTAACCCTGATGCACTTGCTATGGTTCCTCTGAACCAGAAAAGCAAACGTTCTGAACTTTCACAACGTAGAATACGGAGACCGTTCTCAGTTGCAGAGGTAGAAGCGCTCGTTGAAGCTGTGGAGCATCTTGGAACTGGAAG GTGGCGTGATGTCAAAATGCGTGCTTTTGATAATGCTGATCACCGTACTTATGTTGACTTGAAG GATAAGTGGAAGACATTAGTACATACAGCAAGCATTGCCCCGCAACAACGAAGGGGAGAGCCGGTGCCTCAGGATCTTCTGGACAGGGTCTTAGCAGCCCATGCTTACTGGTCTCAGCAACAGGGGAAACAGCATGTTGAACCTTTGAAGATTCTGGATACTAAAGCGCGGAAAGTTGGCGCTTAA